One part of the Paenibacillus silvisoli genome encodes these proteins:
- the fahA gene encoding fumarylacetoacetase: protein MALARSFIEVEPDSHFPIQNLPYGVFRPKRGGNPRVGVAIGNYVLDLALLDEAGYLAGTRAAAKHVFAQPTLQAFMALGRPAWNEIRAVVSSLLLADEPALRDNAGLRQTCLWLQRDVELLLPASIGDYTDFYASKAHATNVGTMFRGKENALMPNWLHLPVGYHGRSSSIVMSGTDIRRPSGQMKPPDAAVPLYGPCRQLDFELEMGWMIGTGNELGKTIPIEEAEDHIFGLVLVNDWSARDIQSWEYQPLGPFLGKNFATSISPWVVPLEALAPFRIPAQTQEPAPLPYLRQKRPCAYDIQLEVYLQSGSGGAKQQDRIAASNYKHLYWTIAQQIAHHTVGGCNLRPGDLLASGTISGDSKSSRGCMLELTWRGTEPIRLSSGEERIWLEDGDRLTLTGWCQGDGYRIGFGDVSGRILPAI, encoded by the coding sequence ATGGCGCTGGCACGTTCATTTATTGAAGTGGAGCCGGATTCACATTTTCCGATTCAGAACCTGCCCTATGGCGTATTTCGTCCAAAGCGAGGGGGCAATCCGCGGGTCGGCGTCGCAATCGGAAATTATGTGCTTGACCTCGCTTTGCTGGATGAAGCGGGATACCTCGCAGGCACGCGTGCCGCCGCGAAGCACGTGTTCGCGCAGCCAACTCTTCAAGCCTTTATGGCGCTTGGACGACCGGCATGGAACGAAATTCGTGCAGTCGTCAGCAGTTTGCTCCTTGCAGATGAACCGGCTTTGCGGGATAACGCAGGGCTGCGGCAAACCTGCCTCTGGCTGCAGCGCGACGTCGAGCTGCTGCTGCCGGCCAGCATCGGCGATTATACCGATTTCTATGCCTCCAAGGCGCACGCAACGAACGTCGGCACCATGTTTCGCGGCAAAGAAAATGCGCTCATGCCGAACTGGCTTCATTTACCGGTCGGCTATCACGGCAGATCCAGCTCGATCGTCATGAGCGGCACCGATATTCGCCGTCCATCCGGGCAGATGAAACCGCCGGATGCCGCCGTTCCGCTGTATGGACCTTGCCGGCAGCTTGATTTTGAGCTGGAGATGGGCTGGATGATCGGCACAGGCAACGAGCTGGGGAAGACGATTCCGATCGAAGAGGCTGAGGATCATATATTCGGCCTCGTACTCGTCAACGATTGGAGCGCGCGAGATATCCAATCCTGGGAGTATCAGCCACTTGGTCCTTTCCTGGGCAAAAATTTCGCGACCTCCATTTCGCCATGGGTCGTGCCGCTGGAAGCGCTGGCGCCATTCCGCATTCCGGCTCAGACGCAGGAACCGGCGCCGCTGCCGTACTTGCGCCAGAAGCGTCCTTGTGCGTACGACATTCAATTGGAAGTCTATTTGCAGAGCGGCAGCGGCGGCGCGAAGCAGCAGGACCGAATCGCGGCCAGCAACTATAAGCATCTGTATTGGACGATTGCGCAGCAAATCGCGCACCATACGGTCGGCGGCTGCAACTTGAGACCGGGTGATCTGCTCGCTTCCGGTACGATCAGCGGCGATTCGAAGTCATCGCGCGGCTGCATGCTGGAGCTGACTTGGCGCGGCACGGAACCGATCCGGTTGAGCAGCGGCGAGGAGCGGATATGGCTGGAAGACGGCGACCGGCTGACGTTAACCGGCTGGTGCCAAGGCGACGGTTATCGAATCGGCTTTGGCGATGTGAGCGGGAGGATTTTGCCAGCCATATAA
- a CDS encoding aromatic amino acid hydroxylase, protein MKQMKAIPPHLTPYVSEQDYDRYTPIDHAVWRYVMRQNHHVLQHTAHVAFVEGLRQSGIETEKIPRVSEMNACLSKIGWGAVIVNGLIPGAVFYELLASGLLPIAAEIRKLSNIEYTPAPDIIHEAAGHAPILFDAEYRNYVQTIGSIGTKAFSMKERSEAFEALRKLTIVMEDPKSTEEEKAAAQKLVEEKQHAVVELTEAEKVSRLFWATVEYGLIGEVDDPKIYGAGLLSSVGESKHCMTDAVKKLPYSMAACAASPKIVTEMQSKLFVCRSFDELMEGVQTLADTMAFRVGGTESLEKALRSRSVATCEYNSGISVTGIVNELIKDANGEAVYVNTTGPTALSVNGQQLAGHGRDYHAKGFGTPIGMLEGGVAIEACDGDELNRLGLVAGGAVQLRFESGVCVNGKIKGLIKANLHVVLISFEDCSVTYDGKELFKKEWGTYDMAVGSRIVSAYPGAADPSTYFDPPEPQPAQPHEQAAPWTALEQLYAQVAEIRRQNSFTAEQMQVLHDIHRELGHSYPNDWLLRLELLELAAKQPGLSQLETPLLQELQELSKAESMANLIKNGLSVL, encoded by the coding sequence GTGAAGCAGATGAAAGCGATCCCTCCTCATTTAACTCCTTATGTATCCGAGCAAGACTATGACCGATACACGCCGATCGATCATGCCGTATGGCGCTATGTGATGCGCCAGAATCATCATGTTCTGCAGCATACGGCACATGTTGCGTTTGTTGAAGGACTACGGCAATCCGGCATCGAAACTGAGAAAATCCCCCGCGTATCGGAGATGAATGCGTGTTTGTCCAAAATCGGCTGGGGGGCGGTCATCGTAAACGGCCTGATTCCTGGCGCCGTTTTCTACGAGCTGCTGGCCAGCGGCCTGCTGCCGATCGCGGCTGAAATCCGAAAATTATCGAACATTGAATATACGCCCGCACCGGATATTATTCATGAAGCTGCAGGCCATGCGCCGATTCTGTTCGATGCGGAATACCGGAACTACGTGCAAACGATCGGCTCGATCGGAACGAAGGCGTTCTCGATGAAGGAACGGTCGGAGGCGTTCGAAGCGCTGCGCAAATTAACCATCGTGATGGAGGATCCGAAGTCGACGGAGGAGGAAAAAGCGGCTGCCCAGAAGCTCGTAGAGGAGAAGCAGCACGCAGTCGTCGAGTTGACGGAAGCCGAGAAGGTGTCCCGGTTATTTTGGGCGACCGTCGAGTACGGATTGATCGGGGAAGTGGATGATCCGAAAATCTACGGTGCCGGTCTATTGTCATCGGTGGGCGAGAGCAAGCATTGTATGACCGACGCGGTGAAGAAGCTGCCTTATTCGATGGCGGCGTGCGCGGCGAGTCCGAAAATCGTCACCGAAATGCAATCAAAGCTGTTTGTGTGCCGAAGCTTCGACGAGCTGATGGAAGGCGTGCAGACCTTAGCGGACACAATGGCGTTCCGGGTCGGCGGTACGGAAAGCTTAGAGAAAGCGCTTCGTTCGAGAAGCGTCGCTACGTGCGAGTATAACTCCGGCATTAGTGTCACCGGCATTGTCAATGAGCTGATCAAAGATGCTAACGGAGAAGCAGTCTATGTGAATACGACCGGTCCGACGGCGCTCTCCGTGAATGGTCAGCAATTGGCCGGACACGGGAGGGACTACCATGCAAAAGGCTTCGGTACGCCGATTGGAATGCTGGAGGGCGGCGTGGCGATCGAGGCTTGCGATGGCGATGAGCTTAACCGACTGGGACTCGTCGCAGGGGGCGCCGTTCAACTGCGCTTCGAGAGCGGAGTCTGCGTGAATGGGAAAATAAAGGGGCTCATCAAAGCAAATCTGCATGTCGTTCTGATTTCATTCGAGGATTGCAGCGTGACCTACGACGGCAAGGAACTGTTCAAGAAAGAATGGGGCACCTACGATATGGCCGTAGGCTCGCGAATCGTTTCCGCCTACCCCGGCGCGGCTGATCCGTCCACGTACTTCGATCCGCCGGAGCCTCAGCCAGCGCAGCCGCATGAACAGGCCGCACCATGGACGGCGCTTGAACAACTATACGCGCAAGTCGCGGAGATCAGAAGGCAAAACAGCTTTACCGCTGAGCAAATGCAAGTGCTTCATGACATCCATCGGGAGCTTGGTCATTCTTACCCCAATGATTGGCTGCTTCGGCTGGAGCTGCTTGAGCTTGCCGCGAAGCAACCGGGGCTCAGCCAGCTTGAGACGCCGCTCCTGCAAGAGCTGCAGGAGCTGAGCAAGGCTGAATCGATGGCGAATTTGATCAAGAACGGCTTATCCGTGCTGTAA
- a CDS encoding S-layer homology domain-containing protein translates to MRMKGLSLLLAAAMLFMLSSSVYAVGGSQVKQADLLKQLGLFSGTDKGYLLEGSFTRAQGTVMLLRLAGESDDADRAKLKPSFKDVKAAHWAAASIAYAVSKGYVKGLSPAAFAPDRSMTGSEFLTLILRLLGYPNASPAKAADLSQKIGLLQPDAAKRLTTAKPFLRGDMVEAAAAALTAKQAGSTRTLIQELVEDKGAVAVDAAVASGLYQKPKKPSGSYVPAPGTDPMDAIEDAIRQKLDEQ, encoded by the coding sequence ATGAGGATGAAAGGGTTATCCCTCCTGCTGGCGGCCGCCATGCTGTTCATGCTGTCCTCCTCCGTATATGCCGTTGGAGGCAGCCAAGTCAAGCAAGCCGATCTATTGAAGCAGCTTGGCTTATTTTCGGGTACGGATAAAGGCTACCTGCTTGAAGGCTCATTTACCCGCGCGCAAGGAACGGTTATGCTGCTTCGCCTTGCGGGCGAGTCGGATGATGCCGATCGCGCCAAGCTGAAGCCGTCCTTTAAAGATGTAAAAGCAGCCCATTGGGCTGCCGCATCCATCGCTTACGCCGTAAGCAAAGGGTATGTAAAAGGGTTATCCCCTGCCGCCTTTGCACCGGATCGATCGATGACGGGCAGCGAGTTTTTGACATTGATCCTTCGTCTGCTTGGCTACCCCAACGCATCGCCGGCTAAAGCTGCTGACTTGTCGCAAAAAATCGGACTGCTGCAACCGGATGCCGCCAAACGGCTGACGACCGCTAAGCCGTTTCTTCGCGGCGACATGGTTGAAGCCGCAGCCGCCGCACTGACGGCCAAACAAGCAGGCAGCACGCGAACGCTCATACAAGAGCTGGTTGAGGATAAAGGCGCGGTTGCCGTTGATGCTGCGGTCGCAAGCGGGCTCTATCAGAAGCCGAAGAAGCCGTCCGGCAGCTACGTTCCGGCGCCTGGGACCGATCCGATGGATGCCATCGAAGATGCGATCCGGCAGAAGCTGGACGAGCAGTAA
- a CDS encoding putative glycoside hydrolase translates to MYVTGWSAGGERMSSLLKLVDDTELNAMVIDIKDDDGYITFKPEGDMSQFGQAYIRDPEALIKTLHEHSIYPIARIVAFKDTVLAKKRPDLSYVLDGKVWRNGNGDGFINPFLKENWQHNIDAAILAAKLGFQEIQFDYVRFPEGFEKKDKVLDYSMGEYKDKKPTKFIEDEKAYAEATAAYDAGLAPLQEAFDTATTAYDGAATDDNKEARDAAQKALSDYKKTKPKSPDFGEKARLTQLRVDAVTDFVHEAREQLKPYGVKVSVDIFGYSATLPEAPGIGQNFSRISENVDVISSMIYPSHWNDGYFGIKHPDTEPYRLVQEYAIREKEKLSALASPPISRPWIQDFTASWLKDGSYIRYGKDQVDAQIKALKDAGIHEFLIWNASNKYSANVNYTP, encoded by the coding sequence ATTTACGTCACGGGCTGGTCCGCGGGCGGAGAGCGCATGAGCTCGTTATTGAAGCTTGTCGACGACACGGAATTGAATGCGATGGTCATCGACATCAAGGATGATGACGGCTACATTACGTTCAAGCCTGAAGGCGACATGAGCCAATTCGGGCAAGCCTATATACGCGATCCCGAAGCGCTGATCAAGACGCTGCACGAGCATAGCATTTATCCGATCGCGCGGATCGTGGCGTTCAAAGATACGGTTCTGGCCAAGAAGCGTCCCGATCTTTCCTATGTGCTTGATGGCAAAGTGTGGCGAAACGGGAATGGCGACGGCTTTATAAATCCATTCTTGAAGGAAAATTGGCAGCATAACATCGATGCGGCGATATTGGCCGCCAAGCTTGGCTTTCAGGAAATTCAGTTCGACTATGTCCGCTTCCCTGAAGGCTTCGAGAAGAAGGATAAAGTGCTGGACTATTCCATGGGCGAGTACAAAGACAAGAAACCGACCAAATTTATCGAGGATGAAAAAGCGTACGCGGAAGCAACCGCTGCTTATGATGCCGGACTTGCGCCGCTGCAGGAAGCGTTCGATACCGCGACGACGGCCTATGACGGAGCCGCGACGGACGACAATAAGGAAGCGCGGGATGCCGCACAGAAAGCGCTGAGCGATTACAAGAAGACGAAGCCGAAGTCGCCGGACTTCGGCGAGAAGGCACGGCTCACGCAGCTTCGCGTCGATGCGGTGACGGATTTCGTGCACGAGGCAAGGGAACAGCTGAAGCCTTACGGGGTAAAGGTGTCGGTCGATATCTTCGGCTACTCCGCCACGCTCCCAGAAGCGCCGGGCATCGGTCAAAATTTCAGCCGCATCTCCGAAAATGTCGATGTCATTTCCTCGATGATTTATCCGAGCCACTGGAACGACGGCTATTTCGGCATTAAGCATCCGGATACCGAGCCGTACCGGCTCGTGCAGGAATATGCGATCCGCGAGAAGGAGAAGCTGAGCGCGCTCGCCTCCCCTCCGATCTCGCGTCCGTGGATTCAAGATTTCACCGCGTCCTGGCTGAAGGATGGCAGCTATATCCGATACGGCAAAGATCAGGTGGACGCGCAAATCAAGGCGCTCAAGGATGCGGGCATCCATGAATTTCTCATTTGGAATGCCAGCAACAAGTATTCGGCCAACGTCAACTATACGCCTTAA
- a CDS encoding response regulator transcription factor — protein sequence MTNMRVLVVEDDPTLLRAVRDAYEKAHYQTDGTGSGDEGFDLAQERIHDLLVLDIMLPGMNGVEMVRKLKATSNPVPVILLTALDAVDERIAGLDAGADDYIVKPFSLDELLARSRAVLRRCGTIGADGDLIYGPLRIISANRRAYFENKELSLTITEYKLLEYFISHKNQLLTREQIFDRIWGFNSSTSQTAVDVYVHYLRKKLMKHRAGGLIRTVRGVGYMMGGGEAIV from the coding sequence ATGACGAACATGCGGGTACTTGTGGTTGAAGACGATCCTACCCTTCTACGGGCGGTTCGCGACGCATATGAGAAAGCCCACTACCAGACGGACGGAACTGGCTCGGGCGATGAAGGCTTTGATTTGGCGCAGGAGCGGATTCACGATTTGCTGGTGCTCGATATTATGCTCCCCGGAATGAATGGCGTAGAAATGGTCCGAAAGCTGAAAGCGACGTCAAATCCCGTACCGGTTATTCTGTTGACGGCCCTGGATGCCGTGGATGAACGCATTGCCGGACTGGACGCCGGCGCGGACGATTATATCGTCAAGCCTTTCTCGTTGGACGAATTGCTTGCGCGTTCGAGGGCGGTCCTCCGTCGGTGCGGAACCATCGGCGCTGACGGCGACCTGATCTATGGCCCGCTTCGGATCATTTCGGCGAACAGACGCGCCTATTTCGAGAATAAGGAACTGAGCTTGACGATCACGGAGTATAAGCTTCTGGAATATTTTATTAGCCACAAAAACCAGCTGCTGACGCGCGAACAAATTTTTGACCGGATTTGGGGCTTTAACTCCAGTACGTCGCAAACGGCGGTTGACGTGTATGTCCACTATTTACGCAAGAAGCTGATGAAGCACCGTGCGGGGGGCCTTATTCGAACCGTCCGCGGCGTTGGCTACATGATGGGCGGCGGTGAAGCCATTGTTTAA
- a CDS encoding DUF2935 domain-containing protein: MADPFVAQSLDEIRFWSRIMKEHSLFLKLGFRCEDTQLIQEANGFYAVFDQIEAKANAFTDSADPQVIRAFNTEVCTAASHIWVYKRKILGLILTCQLPGGNNFPLLVDHVSREANYFRNRLHELNDGQLEPLQDAIIDENVFFLKIMADHAKFIGHLLDPSERKLVDQAREFSHDFDQLLFQAQDLSSMRPQSQTVPLLDQFLDQNRVSVVSLRDFKKTARDLIDACRIKSIIHPLLADHVYREAERFLHIIDMFERSLAGHTAS, encoded by the coding sequence ATGGCTGATCCATTCGTGGCGCAATCCTTGGATGAAATTCGATTCTGGTCGAGGATCATGAAAGAACATTCTCTCTTTCTGAAGCTAGGCTTTCGATGTGAGGATACGCAGCTCATTCAAGAGGCGAACGGTTTTTACGCGGTATTCGATCAAATCGAAGCGAAGGCGAACGCGTTTACGGACTCGGCGGATCCGCAAGTCATTCGAGCCTTCAACACGGAGGTTTGTACGGCGGCTTCGCATATTTGGGTATATAAGCGCAAAATACTGGGCCTCATCTTAACCTGCCAGCTGCCTGGGGGCAACAACTTCCCGCTCTTGGTCGATCATGTCAGCCGCGAGGCGAACTATTTCCGAAACCGTCTACATGAGCTGAACGATGGACAGCTGGAACCGCTGCAGGACGCCATTATCGACGAGAACGTGTTCTTCCTGAAAATCATGGCCGATCATGCCAAATTTATCGGTCATTTACTCGACCCTTCGGAGAGGAAGCTGGTGGATCAGGCGCGGGAGTTCAGCCACGATTTCGATCAGCTGCTCTTTCAGGCGCAGGATCTCAGCTCCATGCGGCCGCAATCGCAGACGGTACCGCTGCTGGACCAGTTTCTGGACCAGAACCGGGTGTCGGTCGTCAGCCTCCGCGACTTCAAGAAAACGGCTCGCGATTTAATCGACGCCTGCCGGATCAAGAGCATTATTCATCCGCTGCTTGCCGATCACGTCTACCGGGAAGCGGAACGTTTCCTGCACATTATTGATATGTTTGAACGGAGCTTGGCGGGGCATACGGCTAGTTAA
- a CDS encoding sensor histidine kinase, producing the protein MKPLFNRVRVRLVLLNAAVILLILSVLSSLVYFHMRYSLFYDSDEFILLAKNRLQANADWSELLQPGRQEPHQDETDSFLFWDSQGELVAQIPTGSFPEGKASGFFSKKDLGGDASYTVKVGNERYNVLQFPNNEHAPQSIAYVSIVRSLKDADATLRALLWDIAFSIAAGLVISVIAGLFLANRALIPIRQAWERQQRFVADASHELRTPTTVIHAQTEMMLHHPTHTIEQEGRSIASILRESKRMKRLLDDLLTLARNDSNQQQLDVATISLNELLLELAEQFRLLAVLKQIEIVTVLEGQLSMRGEETRIRQLLVILLDNALKFSQPSDRITLIGRTHANTVLITVQDTGIGIPEGDLPHIFDRFYRGDKARSRADGGTGLGLSIAQWIVQAHGGDIRVESKLKSGTKVDLIFKR; encoded by the coding sequence GTGAAGCCATTGTTTAACCGGGTTCGCGTTCGGCTCGTCCTGCTGAATGCGGCGGTCATCCTGCTGATCCTTTCCGTCTTAAGCTCGCTCGTTTATTTCCACATGCGGTACAGTCTTTTCTATGATTCCGACGAATTTATTCTGCTTGCGAAAAACCGTTTGCAGGCGAACGCCGATTGGTCGGAGCTGCTGCAGCCGGGACGTCAGGAGCCGCATCAGGATGAGACGGACTCCTTTCTGTTCTGGGACAGCCAAGGAGAGCTCGTTGCCCAAATTCCTACCGGGTCATTCCCTGAAGGGAAGGCATCGGGCTTCTTTAGCAAAAAAGACCTGGGAGGCGACGCCTCCTATACGGTAAAGGTTGGCAATGAACGCTATAACGTGCTGCAATTTCCGAATAACGAGCATGCCCCGCAATCCATCGCATATGTCAGCATCGTCCGGAGCCTCAAGGATGCGGACGCTACGCTTCGCGCCTTATTATGGGATATTGCCTTCTCGATCGCGGCCGGTCTGGTCATTTCGGTCATTGCCGGTTTGTTCTTGGCAAATCGGGCGCTAATCCCGATCCGCCAAGCATGGGAGCGGCAGCAGCGGTTCGTCGCCGATGCGTCTCATGAACTCCGTACGCCGACTACCGTCATCCATGCGCAAACGGAGATGATGCTTCACCATCCGACGCATACGATCGAGCAGGAAGGCCGTTCGATCGCCAGCATCCTGCGGGAAAGCAAGCGAATGAAGCGGCTGCTGGACGACCTGCTGACGCTTGCCCGCAATGACTCCAATCAGCAGCAGCTCGATGTTGCCACGATTTCGCTTAACGAGCTTCTGCTGGAGCTGGCGGAGCAATTCCGGCTGTTAGCCGTGCTGAAACAAATCGAAATCGTAACGGTGCTGGAAGGCCAGCTCTCGATGCGAGGCGAGGAAACCCGCATCCGCCAGCTGCTCGTTATTTTGCTGGACAATGCGTTGAAGTTCTCGCAGCCGTCCGACCGCATTACGCTGATCGGGCGTACGCATGCCAATACCGTCCTCATTACCGTGCAAGACACCGGAATCGGCATCCCGGAAGGGGATTTGCCTCACATCTTTGACCGGTTCTATCGGGGCGACAAAGCCCGCTCCCGCGCCGATGGCGGCACGGGGCTCGGGTTGTCGATCGCGCAGTGGATCGTGCAGGCGCATGGCGGCGATATTCGGGTCGAATCCAAACTGAAATCAGGGACGAAGGTTGATCTGATCTTCAAACGCTAA
- a CDS encoding C40 family peptidase, with amino-acid sequence MQKTAPLFTLAALSLLLTAPFQAATAYAESTQPPPSLFLDGQPLVFPVQPVIENGVSFVPLRPIFEAQGAKIKWDEHAHAVSATKDNALITYRVGEAVATRNGEQLTLPTPGKIINGATMVPLRFISEMLGNVVQWHNFDRSITISSASTYETAIRYGVNLRTTPNSTDAASIERMLPTGEHVHVIREVDPYWLEVQTADRKIGFVSAKPKYTDYSSPALTAKQADELIAFGSQYLGTEYEFGAATNQTKTFDCSSFVNHLFEHVLSIDLPRTSYDQAKEGKEVKLDELRKGDLLFFSARGLDIGHVGIYVGDNTILHTYSKKQGVHFEKFEGQWRDRFVTARRLF; translated from the coding sequence ATGCAAAAGACAGCACCATTGTTTACACTCGCCGCCCTGTCCCTGCTGCTCACGGCTCCATTTCAAGCAGCGACCGCATATGCGGAAAGCACGCAGCCGCCCCCTTCCCTTTTTCTCGACGGTCAGCCCCTTGTTTTTCCGGTTCAACCCGTCATCGAGAACGGCGTCAGCTTCGTCCCGCTTCGCCCGATCTTCGAAGCGCAAGGCGCGAAAATCAAATGGGACGAACATGCCCATGCCGTATCGGCTACGAAAGACAACGCCCTCATCACCTATCGGGTCGGTGAAGCGGTAGCGACGCGGAACGGCGAGCAGCTGACGCTCCCAACGCCCGGAAAAATTATAAACGGAGCCACGATGGTGCCGCTCCGCTTTATTAGCGAGATGCTCGGCAATGTTGTCCAATGGCACAACTTCGACCGATCGATCACGATCTCTTCCGCAAGTACATACGAAACCGCCATCCGCTATGGCGTAAATTTGCGCACGACGCCGAATTCTACTGACGCTGCGTCGATCGAACGCATGCTTCCTACTGGCGAGCATGTCCATGTCATCCGGGAAGTCGACCCGTATTGGCTGGAGGTGCAGACCGCTGATCGTAAAATCGGGTTTGTTTCGGCGAAGCCGAAGTATACCGACTATTCGAGCCCGGCATTGACCGCGAAGCAAGCCGATGAACTCATCGCGTTCGGTTCTCAATATCTAGGGACGGAATATGAATTCGGCGCGGCTACCAATCAGACGAAGACGTTCGACTGCTCCTCTTTCGTCAATCATCTGTTTGAGCATGTCCTATCCATCGATCTTCCCCGCACCTCCTACGATCAAGCGAAGGAAGGCAAAGAAGTGAAGCTCGATGAGCTGCGCAAGGGCGACCTGCTCTTCTTCAGCGCGCGCGGCCTCGATATCGGCCATGTCGGCATCTATGTCGGCGACAACACGATTCTGCATACCTACTCGAAGAAGCAAGGCGTCCATTTCGAGAAGTTCGAAGGCCAGTGGCGCGACCGGTTTGTCACGGCTCGCCGATTGTTCTAA
- a CDS encoding AMP-binding protein yields MGLQPVWRPTTADMANTRLFRLMQQHGFDDYEAFYRKSVADIAWFWDAVVQDMEIAWFKDYSQTVDLSKGIRWPSWFAGGRLNAAYNAMDKWLENPVVSKRTALVWEGEDGTSRNYSYRELSLQVDRAAYGMQRLGIRKGDRVAVYLPMIPETVMTMLAAAKLGAITVPIYSGYGADAAAKRMAGAGCKLVVTVDGFYRRGKPVLMKEEADQAADASGCVKKVAVVRRLGCPIPWRADIDVEWAELARSASSRSLPVAYPLRSSDPLMLLYTSGTTGAPKGIVHTHSGFPLKAAFDAGYAMDVRPGDVMLWITDMGWMMGPFLMYGTLLNAATMVLMEGAPDYPGPDAIFRQVQKHGVTHLGISPTLIRSLMKHGDACYRDCDLSTLRVIGSTGEPWNPEPWLWLFRDVGKERVPIVNYSGGTEISGGILGNVLVKPIAPAGFNTAIPGMHADVYSQEGKPVSNEVGELVLKSPWVGMANGFWQEPERYEKTYWSRWPDTWVHGDWVRLDSGGYWTITGRSDDTLNVAGKRLGPAELESLLVSHPKIVEAAVIGVPDETKGEAAVCFVVPVSGLPVDETGAASLAAELILWIADRLGKAFKPKAIHPVRALPRTRNAKVMRRVIRAAYLAADPGDLSALENPEAVDVIHRLAQGTDGGNP; encoded by the coding sequence ATGGGGCTACAGCCGGTTTGGCGCCCGACAACAGCCGACATGGCGAACACGCGGCTATTCCGTTTGATGCAGCAGCACGGGTTCGACGATTATGAGGCGTTCTATCGGAAGTCCGTCGCTGATATTGCCTGGTTCTGGGATGCCGTCGTCCAAGATATGGAGATCGCCTGGTTCAAGGACTATTCGCAAACGGTTGACCTGAGCAAAGGCATCCGTTGGCCGTCATGGTTTGCCGGGGGCCGGCTGAACGCTGCCTATAACGCGATGGACAAATGGCTGGAAAACCCGGTCGTATCGAAGCGAACCGCGTTGGTTTGGGAAGGCGAGGACGGAACGAGCCGAAACTACTCTTACCGCGAGCTGTCTTTGCAGGTCGACCGCGCGGCATATGGCATGCAGCGCTTAGGCATTCGCAAGGGCGACCGCGTAGCCGTCTATTTGCCGATGATTCCGGAGACGGTCATGACGATGCTGGCGGCAGCCAAGCTTGGCGCGATCACCGTTCCGATCTATTCCGGCTACGGCGCCGATGCGGCAGCTAAGCGAATGGCTGGCGCCGGATGCAAGCTGGTCGTGACGGTGGACGGCTTTTATCGCCGCGGCAAACCGGTGCTCATGAAAGAGGAAGCGGATCAAGCGGCGGATGCGTCGGGCTGCGTGAAGAAGGTGGCGGTCGTGCGGCGGCTTGGGTGCCCGATTCCTTGGCGGGCGGACATCGATGTGGAGTGGGCGGAGCTGGCACGTTCGGCTTCATCAAGATCGCTGCCGGTCGCATACCCGCTCAGAAGCTCCGATCCGCTCATGCTGCTTTATACGTCGGGGACAACCGGAGCGCCGAAAGGGATCGTTCATACGCATAGCGGTTTCCCGCTCAAAGCGGCGTTCGATGCCGGCTATGCGATGGACGTTCGGCCCGGCGATGTGATGCTGTGGATTACGGACATGGGCTGGATGATGGGGCCCTTCCTCATGTACGGAACGCTGCTTAATGCCGCGACTATGGTGCTGATGGAAGGGGCGCCGGATTACCCCGGTCCGGACGCGATTTTCCGCCAAGTGCAAAAGCACGGCGTAACGCATCTGGGCATTTCGCCGACGTTGATCCGCTCGCTCATGAAGCATGGCGATGCCTGCTACCGGGATTGCGATCTATCCACGCTGCGGGTTATCGGATCGACGGGGGAGCCTTGGAATCCGGAGCCGTGGCTGTGGCTATTCCGCGATGTCGGCAAAGAACGCGTGCCGATCGTCAATTATTCGGGCGGTACGGAAATTTCCGGCGGCATCCTCGGCAACGTGCTAGTGAAGCCGATTGCTCCCGCAGGCTTTAATACCGCCATTCCCGGCATGCATGCGGATGTCTACTCCCAGGAAGGGAAGCCGGTCAGTAACGAGGTTGGCGAGTTAGTGCTGAAGAGTCCATGGGTCGGTATGGCAAACGGCTTCTGGCAGGAGCCGGAACGGTACGAGAAAACGTACTGGTCTCGCTGGCCGGATACATGGGTTCATGGCGATTGGGTTCGTTTGGATAGCGGCGGATATTGGACCATTACCGGCCGATCCGACGATACGCTGAATGTGGCGGGCAAGCGGCTTGGTCCTGCGGAGCTGGAGTCGCTGCTGGTCAGCCATCCGAAGATCGTTGAAGCTGCGGTTATTGGGGTACCGGACGAGACGAAAGGGGAGGCGGCCGTGTGCTTCGTCGTTCCGGTGAGCGGCTTGCCGGTAGACGAGACAGGTGCGGCATCGCTAGCTGCCGAGCTAATCCTATGGATCGCCGATCGGCTGGGAAAAGCGTTCAAGCCGAAAGCCATTCATCCGGTTCGTGCGCTGCCTCGCACGCGAAATGCGAAGGTGATGCGAAGAGTCATTCGCGCCGCCTATTTAGCGGCCGATCCGGGCGATTTGTCCGCGCTGGAGAACCCCGAAGCGGTCGACGTGATTCATAGATTGGCGCAAGGAACCGACGGCGGCAATCCATGA